GCGGGCGGAGGATCGGGATGTCGAGCGATGGAGGGGCGTATGAAGGCCGAGCACTACGTCGGCGGCGTGTTCCGCGCGGACGGGGAGCCCTTCCCGCTCGTCGCGCCCGTGGACGGTTCCGAGCTGGGCACCGTGCCCGAGGCCGCCCCCGAGGTCGTCGACGCGGCGGTGAACGCGGCGAGGACCGCCCTGCAGGGGCCCTGGGCGGCCATGGGCGTCGACGAACGGGCCGCCGCGCTGCGCGCCGTCGCCGACGGGATCCAGGCGCGCTTCGAGGAGTTCGTCGAGGCCGAGGTCGCCGACACCGGCCGCCCCCGCGACTTCGCGGCCACCGTGGACGTCCCGAGGGCCGTCGGCAACTTCCGCGCCTACGCCGACCTGATCTACGGGCGCCCCGAACGCGCCTACACGACCCGCGTGCCCGGGTGGAGCTCCGGCGCGGGAGAGGCGCTCAACTACACCGTGCGGCGGCCGCTGGGCGTGGTGGCGGTCATCTCGCCGTGGAACCTGCCGCTGCTCCTGTCGACCTGGAAGGTCGCGCCCGCGCTGGCGTGCGGGAACGCCGTCGTGCTCAAGCCGTCCGAGGAGACGCCGTCCACCGCGACGCTGCTCGCCCGCGTGATCCACGACGCCGGGCTCCCGGAAGGGGTGTTCAACGTCGTGCACGGGCACGGCGCGGGCGCGGCGGGGGAGTTCCTCACCGGCCATCCGGGCGTGGACGCGATCGCGTTCACCGGCGAGTCCGCCACCGGCGCCGCGATCATGCGCAACGCCGCCGACCACGTCACGCCCCTGTCGTTCGAGCTGGGCGGCAAGAACCCGGCGCTCGTCTTCGCCGACGCCGACCTCGGCGCCGCCGTGGACGGGACGGTCCGCTCGACGTTCACCCACTCCGGGCAGATCTGCCTGTGCACCGAGCGCGTCTACGTCGAGCGGCCCGTCTTCGAGGAGTTCACCGCGAGGCTGGCCGAGCGCGCACGGGCGCTCGACGGGTACGGGCCGATGATCTCCGCGGACCACCGCGACAAGGTCCTGTCGTACTACCGGCTCGCCCGCGAGGAGGGCGCCGAGGTCGTCGCAGGCGGGGGAGTCCCGGAGTTCGGCGACGAGCGCGACAGGGGCTTCCACGTGCAGCCGACCGTCCTCACCGGGCTGCCGGAGGCGGCCCGCACCGTCCGGGAGGAGATCTTCGGGCCCGTCTGCCACGTCGCGCCGTTCGACACCGAGGACGAGGCCCTGGCGCTCGCCAACGACAGCCCCTACGGCCTCGCCTCGACGGTGTGGACGCGGGACCTGTCCAGGGCGCACCGGGTGGCGCCGCGCATCGAGACGGGGATCGTCTGGGTGAACTGCTGGAATCTGCGCGACCTCCGCACGCCGTTCGGAGGCGTGAAAGCCTCCGGTATCGGGCGGGAAGGAGGAGAGTACTCCCTGGACTTCTTCTCCGAGCCCGTGAACGTGTGCATCCAGATCTGAGAGCGAGCCCGTGACCGCGAACATCGACGCCGCCGCCGAGCGGCTCCTCGGCGCCTACGCCTCCGGCGCCCCCTGCGAACCCGTCCGCGACCTGATCACCACGCTGGACGACGCCTACGCCGTCCAGGACCGGCTGACCGAGCGGTGGCTCGCCGACGGCCGCCGCCTCGCCGGACGCAAGATCGGCCTGACGTCCCGGGCCGTGCAGGCGCAGATCGGCGTGGACAGCCCCGACTTCGGGATGCTGTTCGCCGACATGGCCGTCCCGGACGGGGAGGAGATCCCCGCCGGCGCGGTGCTGCAGCCGCGCGCCGAGGCGGAGGTCGCGCTCGTCCTGGAACGCGACCTCACCCACGAGCGGCACACCGCCGCCGACCTGATCCGCGCGACCGCGTTCGCGCTGCCGGCGATCGAGGTCGTCGGCAGCCGGGTCCGGGACTGGGACATCACGCTCGCCGACACCGTCGCCGACAACGCCTCCTCCGGCATGTACGCGCTCGGCAACCGCCCCGTCCCGCTCTCGGACGTCGACCTGCGCCTGTGCGGGATGGTGATGGAGCGGCGCGGCGAGCAGGTCTCCACCGGCAACGGCGCCGCCTGCCTGGGGCACCCGCTGAACGCGGCGCTGTGGCTGGCCGACACCCTCGTCCGCGTCGGGCGGCCGCTCCGCGCGGGCGACACCGTCCTGACCGGCGCGCTCGGCCCGGTCGTCCCCGCCGCGCCCGGCGACGTGTTCGAGGCCCGCATCGACGGCCTCGGCGACGTCCGGGTCGCGTTCGGCAAGGAGGAGTCCTGATGGTGGACGTGAACGCGCTCGCGGCGACCCTCGACGACGCCGCCCGGGACGTGCGCGCGATCCCGAAGCTGACCGACGCCGCGCCGCTGGACGTGACCGCCGCCTACGCGGTGCAGCGCGCGGGGATCGAGCGGCGCCGCAGCAGGGGCGAACGGCTCGCCGGGGTGAAGATGGGCTTCACCAGCAGGGCCAAGATGGTGCAGATGGGCGTCGACGACGTCATCTGGGGGCTGCTCACCGACCGGATGCTCGCCGAGTCGTCGGTGGACGTCTCCCGCCTCATCCACCCCCGGATCGAACCCGAGATCGCGTACCTGATCGGCCGGGAGGTCCGCTCGGCCGCGGAGGCCGAGACCGCCGTCGCCGGCGTCGCGGTCGGATTCGAGGTGCTCGACTCCCGGTACGCCGGCTTCGACTTCACGCTCCCCGACGTCATCGCCGACAACGCGTCCGCCGCGCGGTTCGGGATCGGGGCCTGGCACCCGCCCCGCGACGTGTCGAACGTCGGCCTGCTCGTGGAGATCGACGGGCGCCCGGTGCAGACCGGGTCGTCCGCCGCGATCCTCGGCGACCCGGCGCGGTCGCTGCGGGCGGCGGCGCGGCTCGCGCTCGACGCCGGGATGACGCTGGAGCCCGGCTGGATCGTCCTGGCGGGCGCCGCGACGGCCGCGGTCCCGCTGCCGAAGGACGCCCACGTCCGCGTCACGGGCGCCGGGCTGGGATCCGTGGAGGTGACGACGTGACGGGCGACGCGATCCTCGTCGAGGGCAAGGCCGCGCCGCGCGGCCGCTTCCCGCACCTCAGGCGCGCGGGGGACTTCGTGTTCGTGTCGGGGACCAGCGCCCGCCGCCCCGACGGGACGATCGCGGGGGCGGGCGCCGACCCGATGGGCGTCGCCGACCTCGACATCCGCGTCCAGACCCGCGCCGTCATCGAGAACGTCCGCGACCTGCTGGAGGCCGCGGGAGGAGGGCTGGCCGACGTCGTCAACGTCACCGCGTACCTGGTGAGCATGAACGACTTCGGCGGCTACAACGAGGTCTACGGGGAGTTCTTCGACGAGACCGGCCCCGCGCGCACGACCGTCGCCGTCCACCAGCTCCCGCACCCGCACCTGCTCGTCGAGATCGCGTGCGTGGCGCACATCCCCAGGGACCGCACACCCGGTAAGGAGGCCGGAGCATGACCCTGCCCCAGCTGTCGTTCGGAAGGCCGTTCAACTTCGAGGCCTGGATCGACGAGCACCGCGACCTGCTCAAGCCGCCGGTCGGCAACGTCCAGGTGTTCGACGACGCCGGACTGATCATCATGGTCGTCGGCGGCCCCAACCAGCGGACCGACTTCCACGACGACCCGACCGAGGAGTTCTTCTACCAGCTCAAGGGCAACATGGTGCTGCGCGTCATGGAGGAGGAGGGCCGCCCGCCGAACGACGTGCAGATCAACGAGGGCGACGTGTTCCTGCTGCCGCCGCACGTGCGGCACTCGCCGCAGCGGCCGGAGCCGGGGTCGATCGGCCTGGTCGTGGAGATCCCGCGGCCGGAGGGCCTGCGGGAGGCGTTCGAGTGGTACTGCACCGAGTGCCACCACCTCGTCCACCGCGCCGAGCTGCAGGTCCGCTCGATCGTGGACGACCTGCCGCCGGTGTTCCAGTCCTTCTACGACGGCGACCGGAAGTGCCCGAACTGCGGCGCCGTCCATCCCGGCAAGCACTGGCCGCAGACGATGACCCCGGCCACGGCGCCCCGGGTCTGAGAAGCCCTGGATCGGTGAGATGACCGTCATCGACGTCCACACCCATGTCTTCCCGCGCCTCTCCCGCGACGAGGGCCGCGTGCTCGCCGACCGGGGGGAGCCGTGGCTGCGCGTCGGCCGCGGCGGCACCGGGACGATGATGTGCGGCGACGAGGAGTTCCGGCCGGTCGGGGAGGCCCTGTGGGATCCCGCCCGGCGGCTGGCCGACATGGACGCCGCGGGCGTGGACGTCCAGGCGGTCTCCTCCACCCCGCTGATGTTCGGGTACGCGGCCGAGCCGTCCCGCGCCGCCGACTGGTGCGACCTGGTGAACGAGCGCATCCTCGCGTTCTGCGCGGGCGCGCCGGACCGGCTGCTGCCGCTGTGCCAGGTCCCGCTGCAGGACCCGGCGCTGGCCTGCGAGGTCGCGACCCGGGCGGCGGCGGCCGGGCACCGCGGCGTGCACATCGGCAACCACGTCGGCGACCGCAACCTCGACGACGAGGGGATCACCGCGTTCCTCGCGCACTGCGCGCGGATCGGCCTGCCGGTGCTGGTCCACCCGTGGGACATGCTCGGCGCGGACCGGATGCGCGGCCACATGCTGCCGTGGCTGGTGGGGATGCCCGCCGAGACGCAGCTGAGCATCCTCGGGCTGATGCTGTCGGGCGCGTTCGAGCGGCTCCCGCGGTCGCTGCGGCTGTGCTTCTGCCACGGCGGCGGGAGCTTCGCGTTCCTGCTCGGCCGGGCCGACAACGCCTGGCGCCGGCGCGACCTCGTCCGCGCCTCCTCGCCGCGGCCGCCGTCGGAGTACGTCGACCGGTTCCACGTCGACTCCGCGGTGTTCGACCCGCGCGCGCTCCGGCTGCTCGTCGACGTGATGGGCGTGGAACGGGTGATGCTCGGCACCGACTACCCGTTCCCGCTGGGGGAGGAGGAGCCCGGAGCGGCGATCCGGGCCTGCCCCGGCCTCGGCGACGCCGACCGGGCGCGGCTGCTCGGCGGCAACGCGGAGGCGTTCTTCGCGCGGCCTGCACCGGTTCCGGCCGGAGCCGGCGCGGCCGTCGCGGGGACGGCGCCGTGAACGGCGGGGCGGAGACCCGGAGGAGACACGGAGAGAGAAGAGGAGAACGCAGGTGACGGCCGAAGAAGAGGCGCGGCGGCTCGACGCGGAGGACCCGCTGCCCACCCTGCGCGGCGAGTTCCTCGTCCCGCCCGCGCCCGGCGGCCGGTACGCGGAGGCCGCCTACCTCGCCGGCAACTCCCTCGGGCTCCAGCCGAGGTCCGTGGCGGGGCGGCTCCGCGAGGAACTGGACGACTGGGCGCGGCTCGCCGTGGAGGCGCACACCCGGGGCCGCCGGCCCTGGGTGGACTACCACGAGCTGCTGCGCGAGCCCGCGGCGCGCCTCGTCGGCGCGCTGCCGCACGAGGTCGTCGCCATGAACTCGCTGACCGTCAACCTGCACCTGATGATGGCGAGCTTCTACCGGCCCGCGGGGGAGCGCACCCGCATCGTCATCGAGGACTCGGCGTTCCCGTCCGACTCCTACGCCGTGGCGAGCCAGGCGGTCCACCACGGGCTCGACCCGGCCGAGACCGTGGTGCGGCTGAAGCCCCGGCCCGGCGAGGACAACCTGCGCACCGAGGACGTCGTGGCGTTCCTCGAACGCGAGGGCGGCACGGTCGCGCTCGTCATGCTCGGCGGGGTGAACTATCTGACCGGCCAGCTCATGGACATGCCCGCGATCACCAAGGCGGGCCGCGCCGCCGGAGCCGTCGTCGGCTGGGACCTCGCGCACGCCGCCGGGAACGTTCCGCTGCGCCTGCACGACTGGGACGTCGACTTCGCCGCCTGGTGCACCTACAAGTACCTCAACGGCGGGCCCGGCGCGGTGGCGGGGTGCTTCGTCCACGAGCGGCACGTCCGGGACGCCTCCGTGCCGAAGCTGGCGGGCTGGTGGGGCACCGACCCCGCCGTCCGGTTCCGGATGGACCCCGACATCGCGCCGCCCGCCTCCGCCGACGCCTGGCAGCTGTCCAACCCGCCGATCCTGGCGCTCGCCCCGGTGCTGGCGTCCCTGGAGATCTTCGACCGGGTCGGGATGGACGCGCTGCGGGCCAAGAGCGAGCGGCTCACCGGCTATCTCGCGTCCCGGCTCGCCGGGATCGGCGCCCGGGTCCTCACCCCGCCCGACCCGGCGGCGCGCGGGGCCCAGCTGTCGGTCCGGGTGGAGGACGCGGGCGGCGCGGTCCGGCGGCTCGCCGAGGAGCACGGCGTGATCGCCGACGCCCGCGAACCCGACGTCGTGCGGTTCGCTCCCGCCCCGCTGTACTGCACGTTCCACGACTGCCACCGCGTCGCCGAGGCCCTGGCCGCCCTCGGATAGGTCCGCTTCCGGCCAAAGGCGCCCTTCCCGGCGGAAGGCCCCGGCAAGGAGCGGGTCACGGGCAGGTCGGATCTTGTTTACGCGTGCCGGTGCGTGAGCGGGCCCGGCATCGGGTAGGTTCGAGAGCGTTGCACGACGGTGCACGGCCCGGCCGGCCGCGCGCCAGGCAGTATCGAACGTTTTCCCCGGGTGACCGGC
The sequence above is drawn from the Actinomadura hallensis genome and encodes:
- a CDS encoding 2-hydroxymuconic semialdehyde dehydrogenase: MKAEHYVGGVFRADGEPFPLVAPVDGSELGTVPEAAPEVVDAAVNAARTALQGPWAAMGVDERAAALRAVADGIQARFEEFVEAEVADTGRPRDFAATVDVPRAVGNFRAYADLIYGRPERAYTTRVPGWSSGAGEALNYTVRRPLGVVAVISPWNLPLLLSTWKVAPALACGNAVVLKPSEETPSTATLLARVIHDAGLPEGVFNVVHGHGAGAAGEFLTGHPGVDAIAFTGESATGAAIMRNAADHVTPLSFELGGKNPALVFADADLGAAVDGTVRSTFTHSGQICLCTERVYVERPVFEEFTARLAERARALDGYGPMISADHRDKVLSYYRLAREEGAEVVAGGGVPEFGDERDRGFHVQPTVLTGLPEAARTVREEIFGPVCHVAPFDTEDEALALANDSPYGLASTVWTRDLSRAHRVAPRIETGIVWVNCWNLRDLRTPFGGVKASGIGREGGEYSLDFFSEPVNVCIQI
- a CDS encoding 2-keto-4-pentenoate hydratase, whose amino-acid sequence is MTANIDAAAERLLGAYASGAPCEPVRDLITTLDDAYAVQDRLTERWLADGRRLAGRKIGLTSRAVQAQIGVDSPDFGMLFADMAVPDGEEIPAGAVLQPRAEAEVALVLERDLTHERHTAADLIRATAFALPAIEVVGSRVRDWDITLADTVADNASSGMYALGNRPVPLSDVDLRLCGMVMERRGEQVSTGNGAACLGHPLNAALWLADTLVRVGRPLRAGDTVLTGALGPVVPAAPGDVFEARIDGLGDVRVAFGKEES
- a CDS encoding 2-keto-4-pentenoate hydratase encodes the protein MVDVNALAATLDDAARDVRAIPKLTDAAPLDVTAAYAVQRAGIERRRSRGERLAGVKMGFTSRAKMVQMGVDDVIWGLLTDRMLAESSVDVSRLIHPRIEPEIAYLIGREVRSAAEAETAVAGVAVGFEVLDSRYAGFDFTLPDVIADNASAARFGIGAWHPPRDVSNVGLLVEIDGRPVQTGSSAAILGDPARSLRAAARLALDAGMTLEPGWIVLAGAATAAVPLPKDAHVRVTGAGLGSVEVTT
- a CDS encoding RidA family protein, with the protein product MTGDAILVEGKAAPRGRFPHLRRAGDFVFVSGTSARRPDGTIAGAGADPMGVADLDIRVQTRAVIENVRDLLEAAGGGLADVVNVTAYLVSMNDFGGYNEVYGEFFDETGPARTTVAVHQLPHPHLLVEIACVAHIPRDRTPGKEAGA
- a CDS encoding 3-hydroxyanthranilate 3,4-dioxygenase; protein product: MTLPQLSFGRPFNFEAWIDEHRDLLKPPVGNVQVFDDAGLIIMVVGGPNQRTDFHDDPTEEFFYQLKGNMVLRVMEEEGRPPNDVQINEGDVFLLPPHVRHSPQRPEPGSIGLVVEIPRPEGLREAFEWYCTECHHLVHRAELQVRSIVDDLPPVFQSFYDGDRKCPNCGAVHPGKHWPQTMTPATAPRV
- a CDS encoding amidohydrolase family protein encodes the protein MTVIDVHTHVFPRLSRDEGRVLADRGEPWLRVGRGGTGTMMCGDEEFRPVGEALWDPARRLADMDAAGVDVQAVSSTPLMFGYAAEPSRAADWCDLVNERILAFCAGAPDRLLPLCQVPLQDPALACEVATRAAAAGHRGVHIGNHVGDRNLDDEGITAFLAHCARIGLPVLVHPWDMLGADRMRGHMLPWLVGMPAETQLSILGLMLSGAFERLPRSLRLCFCHGGGSFAFLLGRADNAWRRRDLVRASSPRPPSEYVDRFHVDSAVFDPRALRLLVDVMGVERVMLGTDYPFPLGEEEPGAAIRACPGLGDADRARLLGGNAEAFFARPAPVPAGAGAAVAGTAP
- the kynU gene encoding kynureninase; this encodes MTAEEEARRLDAEDPLPTLRGEFLVPPAPGGRYAEAAYLAGNSLGLQPRSVAGRLREELDDWARLAVEAHTRGRRPWVDYHELLREPAARLVGALPHEVVAMNSLTVNLHLMMASFYRPAGERTRIVIEDSAFPSDSYAVASQAVHHGLDPAETVVRLKPRPGEDNLRTEDVVAFLEREGGTVALVMLGGVNYLTGQLMDMPAITKAGRAAGAVVGWDLAHAAGNVPLRLHDWDVDFAAWCTYKYLNGGPGAVAGCFVHERHVRDASVPKLAGWWGTDPAVRFRMDPDIAPPASADAWQLSNPPILALAPVLASLEIFDRVGMDALRAKSERLTGYLASRLAGIGARVLTPPDPAARGAQLSVRVEDAGGAVRRLAEEHGVIADAREPDVVRFAPAPLYCTFHDCHRVAEALAALG